The proteins below come from a single Cannabis sativa cultivar Pink pepper isolate KNU-18-1 chromosome 3, ASM2916894v1, whole genome shotgun sequence genomic window:
- the LOC115709919 gene encoding tyrosyl-DNA phosphodiesterase 1 isoform X1, with translation MAQPQISYLVPLNEKYEEDTEVPQIPIFRGLNFIGRNSISVSEKRLSRKHLTLTASPNGSASLVVEGNNPVVVNSGSNRKKLYSRENGTICDGDVIELIPGHYFFKYVTLGGDKNMPVSGSNNGRETGESDALSRKRLRQTCETDASEKNLKILDMEKKSKVEGSNKVTGSSLSKRDCNEEAIRQFHVSVDNLPLTFRLLSVQGLPQWANTSCVSIRDVIQGDILFAVLSNYMVDMDWLLAACPLLAKVPQVLVVHGEGDGTLDHMKRSKPASWILHKPPLPISFGTHHSKAMLLVYPRGVRIIVHTANLIHVDWNNKSQGLWMQDFPWKEPNKPSRGCAFENDLIDYLGALKWREFSVSLPALGSFTINSSFFKKFDYSNAEVRLIASVPGYHTGNNLKKWGHMKLRTALQECTFDREFKRSPLVYQFSSLGSLDEKWMAELAASMSSGLSEDKTPLGPGEPLIVWPSVEDVRCSLEGYAAGNAVPSPLKNVEKAFLKKYWAKWKASHTGRCRAMPHIKTYTRYNDQKLAWFLLTSANLSKAAWGALQKNNSQLMIRSYELGVLILPFKRRSSGFSCTTRKIVENNCESSENSKAQKVELVTLNWQRSSNTVSSSDEVIKLPVPYELPPQPYTSEDVPWSWDRKYYKKDVYGQVWPRQVQLYSNQNS, from the exons ATGGCACAGCCTCAG ATTAGTTATTTGGTTCCTCTTAACGAAAAGTATGAGGAAGACACTGAAGTACCCCAAATACCCATCTTTCGGGGACTTAATTTCATCGGTAGGAACAGCATATCCGTCTCGGAGAAGAGACTCAGCCGCAAGCATCTGACTCTTACTGCTTCTCCCAATGGTTCTGCGAGTCTGGTCGTG GAAGGAAACAATCCTGTTGTTGTTAATTCTGGGAGTAATCGAAAAAAGCTTTATTCTAGAGAAAATGGGACGATTTGTGATGGAGATGTAATAGAGTTGATTCCAGGGCATTACTTTTTCAAGTATGTGACATTGGGTGGTGACAAAAATATGCCAGTTAGTGGCTCAAATAATGGTAGAGAGACTGGGGAAAGTGATGCGCTGAGTCGTAAAAGGTTAAGACAAACATGCGAAACCGATGCCTCTGAAAAGAATTTAAAG ATTCTCGATATGGAAAAAAAGAGCAAGGTGGAAGGAAGCAACAAAGTGACTGGGAGTTCATTGTCTAAAAGAGATTGTAATGAGGAAGCCATACGCCAATTTCATGTTTCTGTGGATAACTTGCCACTGACATTTCGACTTTTAAGCGTACAAGGATTGCCCCAATGGGCAAATACCTCTTGTGTTTCTATAAGGGATGTGATTCAG GGGGATATTCTCTTTGCTGTCCTTTCTAATTACATGGTAGACATGGATTGGCTGCTAGCTG CATGTCCATTGCTTGCAAAAGTTCCTCAAGTTTTGGTAGTTCATGGTGAGGGTGATGGTACATTGGATCATATGAAG AGAAGCAAGCCTGCTAGTTGGATTCTGCACAAACCACCCTTACCTATTTCATTTGGAACACACCACTCGAAGGCCATGCTTCTTGTGTATCCTAGAGGAGTGAGAATTATTGTACACACAGCAAACTTAATCCACGTTGATTGGAATAACAAATCACAAGGTTTGTGGATGCAAGATTTCCCCTGGAAAGAGCCGAACAAGCCAAGCAGAGGATGCGCCTTTGAGAATGATTTAATTGATTATCTTGGGGCATTGAAG TGGCGTGAGTTCTCTGTTAGTTTGCCAGCTCTTGGAAGTTTCACTATCAACTCATCATTTTTTAAGAAGTTTGATTACAGCAATGCAGAG GTGAGGTTAATTGCATCTGTACCTGGATATCACAcgggtaataatttaaaaaagtgGGGACACATGAAATTACGTACTGCACTCCAAGAATGCACCTTTGATCGCGAGTTTAAGAGATCTCCTCTTGTTTATCAG TTCTCCTCCCTGGGTTCATTGGATGAGAAGTGGATGGCTGAACTCGCGGCTTCAATGTCATCAGGTTTATCAGAAGATAAAACTCCTTTGGGCCCTGGGGAGCCACTAATTGTATGGCCCAGCGTAGAAGATGTCAGATGCTCTTTAGAG GGCTATGCAGCTGGGAATGCCGTTCCAAGTCCACTGAAAAATGTCGAGAAAGCATTCTTGAAAAAGTATTGGGCCAAGTGGAAGGCAAGCCACACTGGCCGCTG TCGTGCAATGCCACATATAAAGACATACACTCGTTATAATGATCAGAAACTTGC TTGGTTCTTGTTAACTTCCGCTAATCTCAGTAAAGCTGCCTGGGGAGCTCTGCAGAAGAATAATTCTCAACTAATGATCCGATCTTATGAG CTGGGGGTGCTTATTTTACCTTTCAAAAGGCGCAGTTCTGGTTTTTCTTGTACTACAAGAAAAATTGTAGAG AATAACTGTGAATCATCTGAGAATTCTAAAGCACAAAAGGTAGAGCTTGTGACTTTAAATTGGCAAAGAAGCTCAAATACAGTTTCCTCATCTGATGAAGTAATAAAACTTCCTGTGCCATATGAGCTTCCTCCTCAGCCATACACTTCCGAAG ATGTGCCCTGGTCTTGGGACCGAAAATATTACAAGAAGGATGTTTATGGTCAAGTTTGGCCACGGCAAGTTCAGCTGTATTCTAATCAAAATTCGTGA
- the LOC115709919 gene encoding tyrosyl-DNA phosphodiesterase 1 isoform X2, translating into MPVSGSNNGRETGESDALSRKRLRQTCETDASEKNLKILDMEKKSKVEGSNKVTGSSLSKRDCNEEAIRQFHVSVDNLPLTFRLLSVQGLPQWANTSCVSIRDVIQGDILFAVLSNYMVDMDWLLAACPLLAKVPQVLVVHGEGDGTLDHMKRSKPASWILHKPPLPISFGTHHSKAMLLVYPRGVRIIVHTANLIHVDWNNKSQGLWMQDFPWKEPNKPSRGCAFENDLIDYLGALKWREFSVSLPALGSFTINSSFFKKFDYSNAEVRLIASVPGYHTGNNLKKWGHMKLRTALQECTFDREFKRSPLVYQFSSLGSLDEKWMAELAASMSSGLSEDKTPLGPGEPLIVWPSVEDVRCSLEGYAAGNAVPSPLKNVEKAFLKKYWAKWKASHTGRCRAMPHIKTYTRYNDQKLAWFLLTSANLSKAAWGALQKNNSQLMIRSYELGVLILPFKRRSSGFSCTTRKIVENNCESSENSKAQKVELVTLNWQRSSNTVSSSDEVIKLPVPYELPPQPYTSEDVPWSWDRKYYKKDVYGQVWPRQVQLYSNQNS; encoded by the exons ATGCCAGTTAGTGGCTCAAATAATGGTAGAGAGACTGGGGAAAGTGATGCGCTGAGTCGTAAAAGGTTAAGACAAACATGCGAAACCGATGCCTCTGAAAAGAATTTAAAG ATTCTCGATATGGAAAAAAAGAGCAAGGTGGAAGGAAGCAACAAAGTGACTGGGAGTTCATTGTCTAAAAGAGATTGTAATGAGGAAGCCATACGCCAATTTCATGTTTCTGTGGATAACTTGCCACTGACATTTCGACTTTTAAGCGTACAAGGATTGCCCCAATGGGCAAATACCTCTTGTGTTTCTATAAGGGATGTGATTCAG GGGGATATTCTCTTTGCTGTCCTTTCTAATTACATGGTAGACATGGATTGGCTGCTAGCTG CATGTCCATTGCTTGCAAAAGTTCCTCAAGTTTTGGTAGTTCATGGTGAGGGTGATGGTACATTGGATCATATGAAG AGAAGCAAGCCTGCTAGTTGGATTCTGCACAAACCACCCTTACCTATTTCATTTGGAACACACCACTCGAAGGCCATGCTTCTTGTGTATCCTAGAGGAGTGAGAATTATTGTACACACAGCAAACTTAATCCACGTTGATTGGAATAACAAATCACAAGGTTTGTGGATGCAAGATTTCCCCTGGAAAGAGCCGAACAAGCCAAGCAGAGGATGCGCCTTTGAGAATGATTTAATTGATTATCTTGGGGCATTGAAG TGGCGTGAGTTCTCTGTTAGTTTGCCAGCTCTTGGAAGTTTCACTATCAACTCATCATTTTTTAAGAAGTTTGATTACAGCAATGCAGAG GTGAGGTTAATTGCATCTGTACCTGGATATCACAcgggtaataatttaaaaaagtgGGGACACATGAAATTACGTACTGCACTCCAAGAATGCACCTTTGATCGCGAGTTTAAGAGATCTCCTCTTGTTTATCAG TTCTCCTCCCTGGGTTCATTGGATGAGAAGTGGATGGCTGAACTCGCGGCTTCAATGTCATCAGGTTTATCAGAAGATAAAACTCCTTTGGGCCCTGGGGAGCCACTAATTGTATGGCCCAGCGTAGAAGATGTCAGATGCTCTTTAGAG GGCTATGCAGCTGGGAATGCCGTTCCAAGTCCACTGAAAAATGTCGAGAAAGCATTCTTGAAAAAGTATTGGGCCAAGTGGAAGGCAAGCCACACTGGCCGCTG TCGTGCAATGCCACATATAAAGACATACACTCGTTATAATGATCAGAAACTTGC TTGGTTCTTGTTAACTTCCGCTAATCTCAGTAAAGCTGCCTGGGGAGCTCTGCAGAAGAATAATTCTCAACTAATGATCCGATCTTATGAG CTGGGGGTGCTTATTTTACCTTTCAAAAGGCGCAGTTCTGGTTTTTCTTGTACTACAAGAAAAATTGTAGAG AATAACTGTGAATCATCTGAGAATTCTAAAGCACAAAAGGTAGAGCTTGTGACTTTAAATTGGCAAAGAAGCTCAAATACAGTTTCCTCATCTGATGAAGTAATAAAACTTCCTGTGCCATATGAGCTTCCTCCTCAGCCATACACTTCCGAAG ATGTGCCCTGGTCTTGGGACCGAAAATATTACAAGAAGGATGTTTATGGTCAAGTTTGGCCACGGCAAGTTCAGCTGTATTCTAATCAAAATTCGTGA